In Dromiciops gliroides isolate mDroGli1 chromosome X, mDroGli1.pri, whole genome shotgun sequence, the genomic window CTGGCCCCTCTGCAGGTAGGAAAAGCCGTCCATCTGCTAGGAACAGACCACGCAGCAAAGACATGGACCCTTGGAGGTCTCAATAGCCCTAGGGACAAACACAAATGAGAAGGAGAAAAGTCACCAGGATGATCCAGCTCAAGGTCCCCCAGGACTGGGGCTGGACGTActgacacagacatagacacagacacagacacagatacacacgcacacacacacaccacacacacacacacacacacacacctctcttgAATGGACCCTGAACTCCAAGCCAAGCCTAAAGCATCAAGGGAAAAGGGAACAGACCCTGAACAAAGACACATCCCAGGTACCTTGGAGAGAAACAAGAAGGAACAAAGATCCTGGCCCTCATGAGGTTGACATCTTAGACTGCCTATGTTGGCTCATCCCCCCTACTATCTTTGTACCTGTCCTGTCCTCATCTGGCTGAGGACCTTCTCACCCCTCTCAGGGATGCCTGGGCTCAAGACCCATCTACACCCCCTCTCCAGGGCTGATAAAAACCCTAGTCTCCAAAGCCATGCTGGGCCTCTGTCTACCTGGACCAACCCTTCCTGACCACAAGGGATACAGCAGAGAAAACCATAGGACAGGAGACAAGAGACCCAAGTTATGTCcctaactagccgtgtgaccttgggcaagtcttgtTCCCTTTGGTTCTTAATTCCCTCATCTAGAACAGGAAAGGGTTAAAACAGGTAGGCCCTCTCCGGCTTTGACAGTCTATGGTTTATGACTCTATGACtacctgtgtgtccctgggaaaatACATGCCCTTCTCCAGGATCCAGGTACCTATATCATTTCTACTTCCCAGATTTCTATACCAGGGTATGGGGAGAGCAGTTTGGGAATAAATGTTTTCTGGGGGAACCTAATAGCTGTAAATGTAACTGAAGATAAGTGTGAGTTCTCTTCACCCTCTCCAAACTCTTCCCAGAAGACTTAGTTCTGGAATGCCAGCTCTCtgacttcctagctgtgcgactgtggacaagtcacttctctttcttcatctgtaaaatggggtaataagaCTTGAACTGCCTTCCTCTCATGGCTGTTGACTTAAATGTGGTAAGAGACACGGAGAATGTTGTAAATTACTGTGCTGAACTCTTCTCTACTGGCTTCATTGATTCCTATGGTAATCAGAACTGGGAGGAGTCTTGGAACAGAGAAgagcagggctgggaggggccttagaaaggagaccacaggggcagctaggtgtcacagtggatagagcactggccctggagtcaggagtacctgagttcaaatccggcctcagacacttaacacttactagctgtgtgactctaggcaagtcacttaaccccaattgcctcacttaaaaaaaaaaaaaagaaaagaaaggagaccacagggcagctaggtggcacagtgggtaaagcactggccctggattcaggaggatctgagttcaaatccgacctcagacacttgacacttactagctgtgtgaccctgggcaagtcacttaaccccaattgcctcaccaaaaaaaaaaaaatcaatttggggcagctaggtggctaagtggatagagcacaggctctggagtcaggaggacctgagttcaaatccggcctcagacacttaacttactaactgtgtgaccctgggcaagtcacttaacctcaattgcctcaaaaaaagaaaagaaaggaaggaaggaagaaagaagagacaattAAGCCCCCGACAGGAGGAGGGCCTACTCCCAGCTTACAGTCCTGTGCATCTGTATCATTTAGCTCAAGCCCCTCACAGGGATTGGAAACTCCCTCACAGGAAGGGATCACTGCTTCAGCCTTCCCATGGCAGAGTGCACTGCTCTAGGCAGGTGTGGGTGAAGGCATGACTGCCTGACGTGTCCTGGAGGCAATGGGTCACCCCCTTAATTCTCCTCCTAACTCCACCCCTCACCCCAACTCCAGTTTGTTGGAAGGGAGTGCTCGGCCCACTTAGCTACCTGCTTCAGAAAGGCATGGGGCCTTTGTGGGAAAGGCGGGGCCGCTGCCTTCGGAACTTCCTCCTGCCACCCTGCCAGGGTCCCCCGGTTCTTGCCACTTTGGGCTGCACCAAGGTCCGAATGTTCCCTTCCTCCAGCTCCTTCCTGTCCAGCGCCTCCACCAGGGGCCctgaggagagggaaaaagaaggtTAGTAGATTGCAGACCTGAGAGCTGAGAAAgcttttagagatcatcttgtcaaacccactcatcttacagatgatgaaactgaggcccagaaaggtggcATGATTTCCCCCAAGGTTACCCACAGGATCTGGAGCTGGCAGGGACCTCAAagactatctagtccaacacgttcattttacagaggaagaaactgaggcccagggaggagaagGGACCTGTCCAAGCTCACACAAGTTCTGAGCAccagaggtagtatttgaacccaggtctagagccagtactctttccactgtgccacactgcctcccaTAGGATGTGTGCCTGGGAGGTGGTAGGGCTATGTCACTCCCCCTGTTCAGAATGCTGCTGCCTACTGCCTTTGGAAGGCAATATTCAAACTACTCTGTTTGGCTTTGAAGTCCTTCACAGTCTGGCCCCAGTGTCTCTTTCCAGGCTGATTTCCCATCATTCTCCCTTCTTACCAAGACCTTTTGGTGTCCCCAGCTCCCACCAAGTATCATTTCAGGGGTCCTCTACTGATGAGACACCTTCTCTGATTCTCtcaccctcctctcccctccccaccattaCCGCTCTCCCTTCCCAGAATTCCTTTGTATTTGCTAATGTGTCCATTTCTCCCTGACCCCAAGTAGAACATAAGCTCTCTGAGAATAGAAAGGACTTTCAGTTTTGCTAGTGGCTGGTatgtagtaggagcttaataaatgcttctggcTACTGAGACCATGAGTGAAGCTAGGGCTAAGATGGGGGCCAAGGTAAAGGTCGGTGTGGGGTCAAGGCTGGAGCAGGGCCTGATCCTGAAATGTTGGCCTCCAAAGAATTGGCCCCTCCATCTGGGCCCTCCTGGGCctcaaatcacttcccttctctcctaccTGAAGCACTTCCCAGCTGCACCCCCCTGCCCAGGAGGCTACAGAGTCATTGCCAATGTGGGCCAAGAACTTGGGGGCACTGTCTTCCCTCCTTCAGCATGACAAAGGGGCCTCAACCACTCCTGCCAGTGGCCCTCTTCTCCCTGTcatcctccctgcctccctccttcccgcTTGACCCCCATTGCTCCTAGTCAACCATCAGAAGCAGTTTCCTGTCTGGGGAGGAAGGGTTGGGCCTCTTATTAGATCCCATTGACGGGCTGGGGGCTGCCCCTCACCCCCGGACTTACCtcactcctcttccttccttctgaggtCAACCCTCAGGGGGAATGAACATGAAGGGAAATGCCAGAGGGACCCCCAACCTCCTTCAGTCCcctctgatcctcacaattcAATGCTGCTTCCTCTTGAGACAGCCCTGCCCTGCCCTAGGCCTGCGACCCCCACTCACTCCTCCCTAGCTCTCCTGCTCAGAGCGGAAAGAGCTCTGAAGATGAAGTCaaagggcttgggttcaaatcctgactcttctctCTTCTAAGTGTGTGACAAAGGGGTTGAGGAGACcactcaaaggtcccttccagccctaaacccACGATTCTAAAATCCACATCCTGGGGATAAGAGGGGCTGTGACTCCAGTCTCCTGTCTTCCCTCTTGACCCCCAAGCAGGTCCCAGGAgagcttccttctctctctccccacctccctccctccctcccgccttCCTCCCCATCCTCTGCCCTATTTAAACAGCGGCCAAAATGAGATGAGGTCATTCCATCTGAATCCAAAGGGAGGCCTCTGTGCTAGGGTCTGGGGGCTGGGGCCATTATCTCCACCCCCCAGACTTGGCTTGATtcgcaggatcatagatttagagcttaaggAAACCTGAGGGTGGAAGGGGACTCGTCACAAAACCTCACTTTACAAGGTGAAGAAAGCAAGGctccaaaaggaaaagggatgTCACCAATGTAGTAAGTGACCGAGCTAGGACTGGAGCCCCTAACCCCTAAtccctaattccaaatccaattctTTCCCCTGCTAAGGTGGTGTCTTTTggtgcctcggtttccccaccCATAGCAGTGGTCctagtggagaaactgaggcaccagaGACAGCACCTGAAGACCTTAGAAGATACAAAAGGCATTATCTTACTGGGCAAGGAAATTTCACCAGAAGGAGCCCTGGGATTGGAATCAGGCTGGCTTTGAGCCCCAGCTCTggtgcttactggctgtgtaaccatgggcaagtcactaaacttctctggcctcagttgcctcctctataaaatggtctGTTATAAGGAAATCCTAGAGAAATTCAAGTTGATGTTAATATTACTAAGTAGATGGTAAGATTAAAAAgaactggggggggcagctaggtggtgctgtggataaaacgctggccctggattcaggagaacctgagttcaaatccagcctcagacacttgacacttactagctgtgtgaccctggggaagtcacttaaccctcattgcccccccccaaaaaaagattaaaaagaactGGACAGGCCCTTGGAGTCAGTCTAGCTGTCTCATTTTAGTAAGTAAaaggcagagctgggatctgaacgcAGGTCTTTACCTCCTAGTCTAGTGTATTCCATTAGGCTACACTGTATCACAGTTCTTTCCCCTGAGAAAAGTACTCTCCTCTCTGTGACCCTCACCATTTACTTCCCATTTCTGAACCCCTATCCATGACAAAACATAGaaatctctctccccctctgaacctcagttttctctttcacGGGGGACAAAGTGGGGAGGATATTGTACTAAATGATCTCATCTCtatgattccttccagctctagcattcTATAATCCTAAGCCACTG contains:
- the APLN gene encoding apelin yields the protein MNLRLCLQALLLLWLSLTSVCGGPLVEALDRKELEEGNIRTLVQPKVARTGGPWQGGRRKFRRQRPRLSHKGPMPF